In one Streptomyces sp. T12 genomic region, the following are encoded:
- a CDS encoding response regulator transcription factor: protein MPRDHRPAKSIRVLLAEDQGMMRGALALLLGMEPDIEVVAQVSAGDAIVDAALDHRPDVALLDIELPGLSGLDAAAELRDQVPDCRVLILTTFGRPGYLRRAMEAGAAGFLVKDGPVEELAVAIRRVLTGETVIDPALAAAALSAGPNPLTARECDVLNAAVDGATVADIAGKLHLSESTVRNYLSSAIGKTGTRNRMEALREARQRGWL, encoded by the coding sequence ATGCCGCGGGATCACCGGCCCGCCAAGTCCATCCGGGTTCTGCTCGCCGAGGACCAGGGCATGATGCGCGGAGCACTCGCCTTACTGCTCGGGATGGAGCCGGACATCGAGGTCGTGGCGCAGGTGTCGGCCGGGGACGCGATCGTGGACGCCGCCCTCGACCACCGCCCGGACGTCGCCCTTCTCGACATCGAGCTGCCGGGCCTCAGCGGGCTGGACGCCGCGGCCGAGCTGCGCGACCAGGTTCCCGACTGCCGGGTGCTGATCCTGACGACCTTCGGCCGCCCCGGCTATCTGCGCCGGGCCATGGAGGCGGGAGCCGCCGGTTTCCTGGTGAAGGACGGCCCCGTGGAGGAACTGGCGGTCGCGATCCGCCGCGTCCTGACCGGCGAGACGGTGATCGACCCGGCCCTCGCCGCGGCCGCTCTCAGCGCCGGGCCCAACCCGCTCACCGCCCGCGAGTGCGACGTCCTCAACGCCGCGGTGGACGGCGCGACGGTCGCCGACATCGCCGGCAAGCTCCACCTCTCCGAGTCCACGGTCCGCAACTACCTCTCCTCCGCCATCGGCAAGACCGGCACCCGCAACCGGATGGAGGCGCTGCGGGAGGCACGGCAGCGGGGGTGGCTGTAG
- a CDS encoding sensor histidine kinase produces the protein MSWIRKASCRPTPLEAGKLPDTPGPQPTGYSLLPWLLMGMGAFSNLFQGQTPNPWIGGLGLLTFNSLYIYVAFRSFVKEKRDAASTRLALLLMTLVTCGLGMGYGGTWLLFFPLLGLATGAVVRMPHLRVAGAVVTVLCGVAAVVRDGWGGIDTAYATWISTMVTAAILSLSEAVRELRAAREELARRAVEEERLRFSRDLHDLLGHTLSVIVVKSEAARRLASRDVAAALAQVADIESVGRQALTEIREAVTGYRNGSLATELDRARSALEAAGIEPVVHRSGPPLTAHTETLLSWVVREAVTNAVRHSGAARCEIKVAGTPEHVRLRICDDGAGAGAGAGTSTARPADGIGGTGLKGLTERLAAAGGSLQAGPGRRGGFLVTAELPGDTTDSAKAAKPTHTVGRRTQGSREAEALPEAERVR, from the coding sequence ATGTCCTGGATACGCAAGGCGTCGTGCCGACCGACCCCACTGGAGGCCGGGAAGCTCCCCGACACACCCGGCCCCCAGCCCACCGGCTACTCCCTGCTGCCCTGGCTGCTGATGGGCATGGGCGCCTTCTCCAACCTCTTCCAGGGCCAGACGCCCAACCCATGGATCGGCGGCCTGGGCCTGCTGACCTTCAACTCGCTCTACATCTACGTCGCGTTCCGCTCCTTCGTGAAGGAGAAGCGGGACGCGGCCTCGACGCGGCTGGCGCTGCTCCTGATGACGTTGGTGACCTGCGGCCTGGGCATGGGTTACGGCGGCACCTGGCTGCTGTTCTTCCCGCTGCTCGGCCTCGCGACGGGCGCCGTCGTCCGCATGCCGCACCTGCGCGTGGCCGGAGCGGTGGTGACCGTGCTCTGCGGGGTGGCAGCCGTCGTCCGGGACGGCTGGGGCGGCATCGACACCGCGTACGCCACCTGGATCTCCACGATGGTGACGGCGGCGATCCTGTCCCTGTCCGAGGCGGTACGGGAACTGCGCGCCGCCCGCGAGGAGTTGGCCCGCCGCGCGGTCGAGGAGGAACGCCTGCGCTTCTCCCGGGATCTGCACGACCTGCTCGGTCACACCCTGTCGGTGATCGTGGTGAAGTCGGAGGCGGCGCGGCGGCTGGCGTCCCGCGATGTGGCGGCCGCGCTGGCCCAGGTCGCCGACATCGAGTCCGTGGGCCGGCAGGCCCTCACGGAGATCCGCGAGGCGGTGACGGGCTACCGCAACGGCAGCCTGGCGACGGAGCTGGACCGCGCCCGCTCCGCGCTGGAGGCCGCCGGCATCGAGCCCGTCGTCCACCGATCCGGCCCACCCCTGACCGCGCACACCGAGACACTGCTGAGCTGGGTCGTCCGCGAGGCCGTCACCAACGCGGTACGTCACAGCGGGGCCGCGCGGTGCGAGATCAAGGTGGCGGGCACACCGGAACACGTGCGCCTGCGCATCTGCGACGACGGTGCCGGGGCCGGCGCCGGCGCCGGTACGTCCACCGCCCGCCCCGCCGACGGCATCGGCGGCACCGGCCTCAAGGGGCTGACGGAACGCCTCGCGGCAGCGGGCGGCTCCCTGCAGGCGGGCCCGGGGCGCCGGGGCGGCTTCCTGGTGACGGCCGAGCTGCCGGGGGACACGACGGACTCGGCGAAGGCGGCCAAGCCGACGCACACGGTCGGGCGCCGGACCCAGGGCTCACGGGAGGCGGAGGCGCTGCCGGAGGCCGAGCGAGTCCGGTAA
- a CDS encoding SigE family RNA polymerase sigma factor, producing the protein MGDRKAARDSEFQSFVIGRWPRLMRTAFLLTGEQHAAEDLVQSTLEQVYVAWRRVGSADDPEAYVRRVMINAHARKHRRRLREFLAPKDDSGLVRELADTGDRIAQAEDRSALLSALAQLPPRQREAVVLRYWEDLTETQTAEAMGCSVGAVKSNAAKGIAKLRAIPGLAEMVTQGGRK; encoded by the coding sequence ATGGGGGATCGCAAGGCGGCTCGGGACTCGGAGTTCCAGAGCTTTGTCATCGGCCGCTGGCCGCGGCTGATGCGTACGGCATTTCTCCTCACGGGGGAGCAGCATGCCGCGGAGGACCTGGTCCAGTCGACACTCGAACAGGTCTACGTGGCCTGGCGTCGAGTCGGCTCGGCCGACGACCCGGAGGCCTATGTACGGCGCGTGATGATCAACGCGCACGCACGCAAACACCGCAGAAGGCTCAGGGAGTTCCTCGCGCCGAAGGACGACTCCGGCCTGGTGCGCGAGTTGGCGGACACCGGTGACCGCATCGCCCAGGCCGAGGACCGCAGCGCCCTGCTGTCGGCGCTCGCCCAACTGCCGCCACGGCAGCGCGAGGCGGTGGTCCTGCGGTACTGGGAGGACCTGACCGAGACGCAGACGGCGGAGGCGATGGGCTGCTCCGTCGGCGCGGTGAAGAGCAACGCGGCCAAGGGGATCGCGAAACTCCGCGCCATACCGGGACTGGCCGAGATGGTGACGCAGGGAGGGCGTAAGTGA